A region of Melitaea cinxia chromosome 15, ilMelCinx1.1, whole genome shotgun sequence DNA encodes the following proteins:
- the LOC123660603 gene encoding uncharacterized protein LOC123660603, protein MLKLRDSDTTRKRVKLLVFKAGKKVYANVPPLYLGGVALNGVERFKYLSHWVSDNLSDDEDLERERRVLAVRCNMLARRFAKCTDSVKVTLFKAYCQSIYTCSLWVRYTQRAYNALRFQYNNAFRVLLELPRYCSTSEMFTTRHVDSFNAIIRKRCASMLRRLRTSLNGIPSTLADRWDSAILRHWIRLHSN, encoded by the coding sequence ATGCTGAAGCTCAGGGACTCAGATACAACTCGAAAAAGAGTTAAACTCCTAGTGTTTAAGGCCGGCAAGAAAGTCTATGCGAATGTGCCACCTTTATATCTTGGAGGTGTTGCTTTAAATGGAGTAGAACGTTTTAAGTATCTGAGTCACTGGGTTTCGGACAACCTCAGCGATGACGAGGATTTGGAGCGAGAGCGCAGGGTGCTGGCCGTGCGCTGCAACATGCTGGCCCGAAGGTTTGCAAAGTGTACTGATAGTGTGAAGGTCACTCTGTTTAAGGCATATTGCCAATCCATCTACACCTGCAGCCTTTGGGTCAGGTATACGCAGCGTGCGTACAACGCCCTGAGATTCCAGTACAACAATGCATTCAGAGTGCTGCTCGAGTTGCCGCGTTACTGCAGTACCTCCGAAATGTTTACTACGAGGCACGTTGACAGCTTTAATGCCATTATTCGTAAGAGGTGTGCATCCATGCTCCGGAGGCTACGAACCAGCTTGAACGGCATTCCGAGTACACTAGCGGACCGCTGGGACTCGGCAATATTGCGCCACTGGATACGGCTGCATTCAAACTGA
- the LOC123660605 gene encoding uncharacterized protein LOC123660605 has protein sequence MPSVFDSELFDSRYSVYRCDRDYESRNEKLGGGVLIAVRKGLTVKDVVVQPSTKTCSSDVISICIGVKSNNKPTDFRVYCCYFPQCLLQRDDQFKFYEQVSESIILHPKDLYLLVGDFNISTANWSVDDTGATKLSHLQQGSHVQVNSLSTFLHINNLNQFNIVPNSNNRYLDLVISNANSVLVKQCEFPLVKEDSHHPALDIDFTYLRSNYLTGVPRVVKLFNKADYSIINKELSEVNWLECLNCLDMESAVEVFYNIINKVIDTFVPTKVVLEHRKYPIWYSSSLVKVIKEKLKFHKKWKIYGNYRDYCTFRMLRKRQKTVENDCYKKYIDHAENTIAKNSKYFWTFVKSKRQNTELPDMFYLDNFFTSDGQEITNLFNSYFYSSFESNSGISSSNSNDYDIHTCNNSLNLFSVDISLSMVDKYLKSLSLNKGSGPDGIPAIFLKSCSDSLRFPIYCLFSKSLRTSVMPSQWKRSYVIPILKSGDKHNIKNYRPISKLSCIPKMFEKIIYDIILPIIRPTIITQQHGFINRKSTETNLLEYVDFISCAMDKGFQVDAVYTDFSKAFDKISHSILLDKLKYIGVHGDLLRWIESYLANRSQAVTIKGFTSSFIPVPSGTDLTPKDKIVLKNRRLRPYPFVEVGPGSFKAEHKKLSPDYLVNQFKKLLAIKKKMEEDKD, from the exons ATGCCCAGTGTATTTGATTCCGAGCTCTTTGACTCCAGATATTCAGTGTACCGTTGTGATCGCGATTATGAATCTCGAAATGAAAAACTGGGAGGTGGTGTACTGATTGCTGTGCGAAAGGGATTGACTGTTAAGGATGTTGTTGTCCAACCGTCTACTAAAACTTGTTCATCGGATGTAATTTCCATTTGTATTGGcgttaaatctaataataagcCTACAGACTTTCGAGTATATTGCTGCTACTTCCCCCAGTGCTTGTTACAACGCGATGACCAATTTAAGTTTTACGAACAGGTGTCTGAATCAATCATTTTGCACCCTAAAGATCTTTATCTTTTGGtcggtgattttaatatttcaaccgCTAATTGGTCTGTTGATGATACAGGCGCTACTAAACTATCTCATTTACAACAAGGTTCACATGTTCAGGTAAACTCGCTATCGACTTTTTTGCACATAAATAATCTTAACCAATTTAACATAGTTCCTAATTCTAATAATCGATATCTGGATTTGGTAATAAGTAATGCTAACAGTGTTTTAGTGAAACAGTGTGAGTTTCCACTAGTTAAAGAAGATTCACATCACCCGGCTCTGGATAttgattttacttatttaaggtCTAACTATCTTACGGGTGTTCCGAGGGTTGTTAAGCTTTTTAACAAAGCTGACtacagtattattaataaagagtTGTCTGAGGTTAATTGGCTGGAATGTTTGAATTGCTTGGATATGGAAAGTGCTGTtgaagttttttataatattatcaataaagttATTGATACGTTTGTTCCTACTAAGGTTGTACTTGAGCATAGAAAATATCCTATCTGGTATTCTTCTTCTCTCGTCAAGGTTATAAAGGAAAAGttaaagtttcataaaaaatggaaaatttacGGTAACTATAGGGACTATTGTACGTTTAGGATGCTGCGTAAGAGACAAAAAACGGTTGAAAACGATTGCTATAAGAAATACATAGATCATGCTGAGAATACCATTgctaaaaattctaaatatttttggacaTTTGTAAAATCTAAACGCCAGAATACTGAATTGCCTGATATGTTTTATctggataatttttttacaagtgatggACAAGAGATTACTAATCTCTTTAAcagctatttttattcatcctttgAGTCAAATTCCGGTATTTCTTCGTCTAATAGTAACGACTACGATATTCATACTTGCAACAACAGTTTAAACCTGTTTTCTGTTGATATTTCTTTGTCGATGgtggacaaatatttaaaatctttaagtCTAAATAAAGGCAGTGGCCCTGATGGGATACCTGCTATATTTTTGAAGAGCTGTTCTGACAGCTTAAGGTTTCCCATATATTGCCTTTTTTCTAAATCTTTGCGAACATCTGTAATGCCTTCTCAATGGAAAAGATCTTATGTCATACCAATCCTTAAAAGCGGtgataaacataacataaaaaattaccgcCCTATTTCAAAGTTAAGCTGCATTCCGAAGATGTTTGAAAAGATTATATACGACATTATACTACCTATAATAAGACCTACGATCATTACCCAGCAGCATggatttattaatagaaaatcaacggAGACAAATCTTTTGGAATacgttgattttatttcatgtgCAATGGACAAAGGTTTTCAGGTTGACGCCGTGTACACAGATTTTTCTAaggctttcgataaaatatctCATTCGATTCTTCttgataaattgaaatacatCGGTGTGCACGGTGACCTTCTGCGTTGGATTGAGTCGTACCTTGCTAACCGTAGTCAAGCAGTTACTATAAAAGGATTTACTTCATCTTTTATTCCAGTGCCATCCGGG ACAGATTTAACTCCTAAggataaaatagttttaaaaaatagacGACTCCGTCCATATCCATTCGTAGAAGTTGGTCCAGGCTCATTTAAAGCTGAACACAAAAAACTCTCTCCAGATTACTTAGTAAATCAATTCAAAAAGTTGCTGGCTATTAAGAAGAAAATGGAAGAAGATAAggattaa
- the LOC123660606 gene encoding uncharacterized protein LOC123660606, whose amino-acid sequence MQFLSDKYDHVTKRIESVEAKIKPLQAVKSDCLDLQSVVTSLQVEINKKEQWARRSNIEIVGVPETKNENLLNVISNISKVVDINTYAEADIDFVTRVSPKNNDSKKPRPIVIRFLCRYKKDAFLARLREKKNIICSDIGFVGNSNRIYFNDHLTSSNKMLLRKTKELARDKNYRYVWIKNCSIMARKNDTSSVLHIQTEKDLKKM is encoded by the coding sequence ATGCAGTTTCTTAGTGATAAATATGATCATGTCACCAAAAGGATAGAATCTGTTGAAGCGAAAATTAAACCTTTACAAGCTGTTAAGTCTGACTGCTTGGACCTACAAAGTGTCGTCACTTCGCTTCaggtagaaataaataaaaaggaacaaTGGGCACGTCGTTCAAATATCGAGATTGTTGGAGTCCCGGAAACAAAGAATGAAAACTTACTGAATGTTATTAGCAACATTTCGAAGGTCGTAGATATTAACACTTATGCCGAAGCGGATATTGATTTTGTCACCAGAGTTAGTCCTAAGAATAACGATTCGAAAAAACCTAGACCGATCGTTATTCGCTTTTTGTGTCGTTATAAAAAAGATGCCTTTTTGGCGAGGTTGAgagaaaaaaagaacataatatGCAGTGACATAGGTTTTGTGGGTAACAGCAATCGCATATACTTTAATGACCACCTAACTAGTTCCAATAAAATGCTTCTTCGCAAAACAAAGGAGCTAGCTCGAGATAAAAACTATAGATATGTATGGATTAAGAACTGTTCGATAATGGCACGTAAAAATGACACGAGTTCTGTACTGCATATTCAAACCGAAAAGGATTTAAAAAAGATGTAA
- the LOC123660298 gene encoding uncharacterized protein LOC123660298, translated as MNINQELLITLIQERPVIWDKTIDDYKNKRLKYDSWKEIFIHFQPTFEDLSGDEKNKFGQMVMKKWTNMKDSWIKYDKKINECKSGSSAKKIRKYMFYDEMMFLKKNVEHRKTDSNMTEHVHDSSLSNENFDSAVPNQSSSGYTERSETQRAKKKRKNELSEVDIRFMKFMDSAERDEKKKSRSMNFFMGIADTVDKFSDENMIDFQFQVISIIKNIQQRQCTQYIPTSRNQWDQGHQGYLSGTASSNAQSSTYGYSTAARSSYGISRPQTSSHDFGHGSGLEPIHYRPESQLSVHSVNAESISADSQVSIEDEFDFSTALE; from the exons atgaacatAAATCAAGAATTATTAATTACGTTGATTCAAGAAAGGCCTGTAATATGGGATAAGACCATCgacgattataaaaataagcggcTTAAATATGATtcctggaaagaaatatttattcatttccaGCCCACATTTGAAGATTTAAGTGGTGATGAGAAAAACAAGTTTG ggCAAATGGTGATGAAGAAGTGGACCAATATGAAAGATAGCTGGataaaatatgacaaaaaaattaatgaatgtaaGTCTGGTTCTTCagcaaaaaaaataagaaaatatatgttCTATGATGAAATGATgttcctaaaaaaaaatgttgagcaTCGCAAGACCGATTCTAACATGACTGAACATGTTCATGATTCTAGCCTCAGTAATGAAAATTTTGATAGTGCAGTCCCGAATCAATCAAGCTCGGGATACACTGAACGGAGTGAGACGCAAAGggctaaaaaaaaaagaaaaaatgaactAAGTGAAGTTGACATTAGGTTTATGAAGTTTATGGATTCAGCAGAACGAGATGAGAAAAAGAAAAGCCGTAGTATGAACTTTTTTATGGGAATCGCTGATACAGTTGACAAGTTCAGTGATGAAAATATGATAGACTTTCAGTTTCaagtaatttcaataattaaaaatattcaacaaaGACAGTGTACTCAGTATATACCTACATCAAGAAACCAATGGGATCAAGGCCATCAAGGATATTTAAGTGGTACAGCATCCTCAAATGCGCAATCGTCAACATATGGATATTCTACAGCTGCTAGATCGAGCTATGGAATAAGTCGTCCACAGACGTCTTCTCATGATTTTGGACACGGTTCTGGTTTAGAGCCAATCCACTACCGACCCGAATCACAATTATCTGTACATAGTGTAAATGCGGAAAGTATCTCGGCAGATTCTCAAGTTTCTATTGAAGACGAATTCGATTTTAGTACCGCACTTGAGTAG